Proteins encoded by one window of Lycium barbarum isolate Lr01 chromosome 11, ASM1917538v2, whole genome shotgun sequence:
- the LOC132616491 gene encoding protein METABOLIC NETWORK MODULATOR 1-like isoform X1, translated as MEVLQKTSERQTLEPNFAKMNQPVQGDSSCAPAILPLKRRRGRPRKDPSLKRVVRAQAPPRFELVQEIQPQQVNKNDATDGMIGQAVTGVVESAFDAGYLVSVRIGDSNTNYRGVVFKPGHFVPVTTANDVAPHVQMIIRNEVRPSAQNQLQAYGHRAERNGSLNVGSRSSKGKQVVIHPSVPPVGARGTVVPVVLQPVNLTNGQASSQNPASQASLGESSREREVQMVKPLAMLPPDGPVTPGQLPPEPTRETVPLQTQVSNKVAIGAGQKEDGFLSKGAEVVQREEVKPVVSTNVTIPVAVTKVSQGSGLSPKKDAGKNEASHQLSAEPVNPPLHTQATSVSKPLMNYGTGRMTELLQAVQENLMENQLLRAGESGLGVMKSPKTDSSKEETSVQ; from the exons ATGGAG GTACTTCAGAAGACTAGTGAAAGGCAGACTTTAGAACCCAATTTTGCGAAAATGAACCAACCTGTTCAAGGGGACAGCTCCTGCGCCCCTGCTATCCTCCCTTTGAAGCGAAGACGGGGTCGTCCTCGTAAGGATCCTAGCCTAAAGCGTGTAGTTCGTGCTCAAGCTCCTCCACGTTTTGAACTAGTGCAAGAGATCCAACCACAACAAGTAAATAAAAATGATGCAACTGATGGAATGATAGGTCAAGCTGTTACAGGTGTTGTTGAGTCTGCATTTGATGCTGGTTATTTGGTCAGTGTTAGGATTGGCGACTCCAATACAAACTACAGGGGTGTTGTTTTTAAGCCAGGGCATTTTGTTCCTGTCACAACAGCAAATGATGTAGCCCCACATGTTCAGATGATTATAAGAAATGAGGTTCGTCCTTCTGCTCAAAACCAACTTCAGGCGTATGGCCATAGGGCTGAGCGGAATGGATCACTTAATGTTGGATCTAGGTCCTCAAAAGGCAAACAGGTAGTAATACATCCTTCAGTTCCTCCAGTGGGTGCGAGAGGCACAGTTGTTCCTGTTGTGTTACAACCTGTCAATTTAACAAATGGACAAGCATCTAGTCAAAATCCTGCATCCCAAGCTTCTCTGGGGGAGTCTTCAAGAGAGAGAGAGGTCCAGATGGTTAAGCCATTAGCTATGCTGCCACCTGACGGACCAGTAACCCCTGGTCAGTTACCACCGGAACCAACTCGTGAAACAGTTCCTTTACAAACTCAAGTCAGCAACAAAGTAGCAATAGGTGCTGGGCAGAAAGAAGATGGTTTTCTTAGCAAGGGAGCAGAAGTTGTGCAACGTGAAGAGGTGAAGCCAGTTGTATCAACCAATGTAACAATACCTGTTGCAGTGACCAAGGTGTCTCAAGGATCTGGACTGTCACCAAAAAAAGATGCTGGAAAGAATGAGGCCTCTCATCAGTTGTCAGCAGAACCAGTAAATCCCCCTCTTCATACCCAAGCTACATCTGTTTCAAAGCCGTTGATGAACTATGGGACTGGCAGGATGACTGAACTTTTACAG GCTGTGCAGGAAAACCTTATGGAGAACCAGCTGCTTCGTGCTGGAGAATCAGGTCTTGGTGTAATGAAGAGTCCGAAAACTGATAGCAGTAAAGAGGAAACCAGTGTTCAGTAG
- the LOC132616491 gene encoding protein METABOLIC NETWORK MODULATOR 1-like isoform X2 yields the protein MNQPVQGDSSCAPAILPLKRRRGRPRKDPSLKRVVRAQAPPRFELVQEIQPQQVNKNDATDGMIGQAVTGVVESAFDAGYLVSVRIGDSNTNYRGVVFKPGHFVPVTTANDVAPHVQMIIRNEVRPSAQNQLQAYGHRAERNGSLNVGSRSSKGKQVVIHPSVPPVGARGTVVPVVLQPVNLTNGQASSQNPASQASLGESSREREVQMVKPLAMLPPDGPVTPGQLPPEPTRETVPLQTQVSNKVAIGAGQKEDGFLSKGAEVVQREEVKPVVSTNVTIPVAVTKVSQGSGLSPKKDAGKNEASHQLSAEPVNPPLHTQATSVSKPLMNYGTGRMTELLQAVQENLMENQLLRAGESGLGVMKSPKTDSSKEETSVQ from the exons ATGAACCAACCTGTTCAAGGGGACAGCTCCTGCGCCCCTGCTATCCTCCCTTTGAAGCGAAGACGGGGTCGTCCTCGTAAGGATCCTAGCCTAAAGCGTGTAGTTCGTGCTCAAGCTCCTCCACGTTTTGAACTAGTGCAAGAGATCCAACCACAACAAGTAAATAAAAATGATGCAACTGATGGAATGATAGGTCAAGCTGTTACAGGTGTTGTTGAGTCTGCATTTGATGCTGGTTATTTGGTCAGTGTTAGGATTGGCGACTCCAATACAAACTACAGGGGTGTTGTTTTTAAGCCAGGGCATTTTGTTCCTGTCACAACAGCAAATGATGTAGCCCCACATGTTCAGATGATTATAAGAAATGAGGTTCGTCCTTCTGCTCAAAACCAACTTCAGGCGTATGGCCATAGGGCTGAGCGGAATGGATCACTTAATGTTGGATCTAGGTCCTCAAAAGGCAAACAGGTAGTAATACATCCTTCAGTTCCTCCAGTGGGTGCGAGAGGCACAGTTGTTCCTGTTGTGTTACAACCTGTCAATTTAACAAATGGACAAGCATCTAGTCAAAATCCTGCATCCCAAGCTTCTCTGGGGGAGTCTTCAAGAGAGAGAGAGGTCCAGATGGTTAAGCCATTAGCTATGCTGCCACCTGACGGACCAGTAACCCCTGGTCAGTTACCACCGGAACCAACTCGTGAAACAGTTCCTTTACAAACTCAAGTCAGCAACAAAGTAGCAATAGGTGCTGGGCAGAAAGAAGATGGTTTTCTTAGCAAGGGAGCAGAAGTTGTGCAACGTGAAGAGGTGAAGCCAGTTGTATCAACCAATGTAACAATACCTGTTGCAGTGACCAAGGTGTCTCAAGGATCTGGACTGTCACCAAAAAAAGATGCTGGAAAGAATGAGGCCTCTCATCAGTTGTCAGCAGAACCAGTAAATCCCCCTCTTCATACCCAAGCTACATCTGTTTCAAAGCCGTTGATGAACTATGGGACTGGCAGGATGACTGAACTTTTACAG GCTGTGCAGGAAAACCTTATGGAGAACCAGCTGCTTCGTGCTGGAGAATCAGGTCTTGGTGTAATGAAGAGTCCGAAAACTGATAGCAGTAAAGAGGAAACCAGTGTTCAGTAG
- the LOC132616490 gene encoding uncharacterized protein LOC132616490 codes for MGCKKSVNGTLNDALLFTTMCIIGLPVDVYIKDGAVYSGIFHTACVDDDYAIVLKRAKMIKKGSRNANVARGSLIETLVILSEDLVQVVAKGVMLSADTMPGHFDGDNIGSVCSNITNLEYTKKEMTATKSKVSTADGEKATKERHVRDGLINKQSDCRENHESLRERTILEVQGSSSNLDVSVTRANAIENVNFNTNSKLSSNGVSHGSPPLSSIKLDDRNNERHSHEQQTLGKTPCLGPTSSGAPIASVSCISSSSSRADLLPSQGSNHNASTKESKLNPGAKIFSPSALQHRTVTPPVMPTMAYMPDSCPVVPVATAEPEVEITPFAPRPSVPLKLVPYNNLAAGNGGLDVQYAQPTIGYMGSRTQPARYATSQYHHLQASTGYVHPNSQNVMVGRLGPLVYMHPVSHDVVQSAVGFSQVSTRPLLIPHQVHPPKHQGSTAPQALQLYMTPPVITGLQQPFTMPSLPITQASFPVMRPMQVPGSNGFPPNKFA; via the exons CTATTGTTTTGAAGAGGGCAAAGATGATTAAGAAGGGTAGTCGGAACGCGAATGTTGCACGTGGAAGTTTGATAGAGACACTTGTAATTCTGTCTGAAGATCTTGTCCAAGTTGTCGCAAAG GGGGTTATGCTATCTGCTGATACTATGCCAGGACATTTCGATGGGGATAATATAGGAAGTGTTTGTAGCAATATCACTAATCTTGAATACACCAAGAAGGAGATGACAGCAACAAAGTCCAAGGTGTCTACCGCAGATGGAGAGAAAGCTACTAAAGAAAG ACATGTGCGAGATGGCTTAATCAATAAGCAAAGTGATTGCAGAGAGAACCACGAGTCTCTAAGGGAGAGAACT ATCCTTGAAGTTCAAGGCTCAAGCTCAAATT TGGATGTTTCTGTAACTCGAGCAAATGCCATTGAGAATGTTAACTTCAACACAAACTCGAAGTTGTCATCAAATGGTGTATCTCATGGTAGTCCTCCTCTTTCCTCAATCAAACTTGATGATCGGAATAATGAGAGGCACAGTCATGAGCAGCAGACTCTAGGCAAGACTCCTTGTTTGGGCCCTACTTCCTCTGGTGCTCCAATTGCCTCAGTCTCATGCATCAGCTCATCATCATCTCGAGCTGACTTGTTGCCTTCACAAGGTTCAAATCATAATGCTAGTACAAAG GAGTCTAAGCTCAACCCTGGGGCAAAGATATTTTCTCCATCAGCTTTGCAGCATAGAACTGTTACACCTCCTGTGATGCCAACGATGGCTTACATGCCAGATTCCTGTCCTGTAGTACCTGTTGCTACAGCAGAGCCTGAAGTTGAAATAACCCCCTTTGCTCCTCGTCCCTCTGTGCCCCTCAAGCTTGTTCCATATAATAATTTGGCAGCTGGAAATGGTGGCTTGGATGTACAGTATGCTCAACCG ACAATTGGATACATGGGAAGCAGGACTCAGCCGGCTAGGTATGCCACCAGTCAGTATCATCACCTTCAGGCTTCAACCGGTTATGTGCATCCAAATTCTCAAAAT GTTATGGTTGGACGTTTAGGACCACTTGTTTATATGCATCCTGTTTCTCAT GACGTTGTTCAGAGTGCAGTGGGGTTCTCTCAAGTATCCACACGTCCTCTATTAATTCCACATCAGGTCCATCCTCCTAAGCATCAAG GAAGTACAGCACCACAAGCATTGCAGTTGTATATGACCCCCCCTGTTATAACAGGGCTACAACAACCATTCACTATGCCAAGCCTTCCTATTACACAGGCGTCTTTTCCTGTTATGCGGCCTATGCAAGTCCCAGGATCTAATGGTTTTCCGCCGAACAAGTTTGCGTGA